The window TTGCTGGATTTATTTACCTATACATCATTAATCTAAAATCTAATAAGCATACTTTCTTATTAGAAAAGAGACATGAACATATTCCAACTAACCGTGAAGAGATTGCATCTTTGTTTGACCAAAGATTACATGCAACCTTGATGACAATTCCAATTGTTTTAATTATTTTATTTACTGTTTTGCCAACTGTCTTTATGATTTCGATGGCTTTCACTAACTATGATCGTCAACACTCGATTGGTTTCTCATGGACAGGATTTCAAGCTTTTGGAAACGTGTTAAGTGGAGACTTAGCTGGTACTTTCTTCCCAGTTTTAGGTTGGACTTTGATTTGGGCAGTGGCAGCTACAGCTACTACTTTCTTCTTTGGAGTTTTGCTTGCACTTTTGATTGAATCGAAAGGAATCAAGCACAAAAACTTGTGGAGAACAATCTTTGTAATTGTTTATGCTGTACCACAGTTCGTTTCTCTATTAATGATGGCACAATTCCTTGACTACCAAGGTCCATTGAACACATTACTTATGAACTGGGGATGGATTAGCCACCCAATTCACTTCATTGATAATCAGGCTAGTCCACTTGTCGCAAGAATTACAGTTATTGTGGTTAACATGTGGATCGGTATCCCAGTTTCAATGTTAACTTCAACCGCTATTATTCAAAACTTACCACAAGACCAAATTGAAGCTGCACGTATTGACGGTGCAAGTCCAGTACAAATTTTTAACCACATTACATTTCCACAAATTCTCTTTGTAATGTCTCCAGCTTTGATTCAACAATTTATTGGTAACATCAACAACTTCAATGTTATCTACTTGTTAACTGGTGGTGCGCCAATGAACAATAACTACAACGGCGCTGGTTCTACTGACTTGTTAGTAACTTGGCTCTATAACTTAACATTTGGTCAAGAGCAACGCTACAATGCATCAGCTGTCTTGGGTATCTTGATCTTTATCATTAGTGCAACATTCTCACTAATTGCATATCGTCATACTAATGCGTACAAGGAGGGCTAAAAATGAAGTCTTATCATAATCAAAGAAAGATTGCATTAATCTTTAGATATGTTCTATTAGCCATCTTGGCCGTTTTATGGATCTTCCCAATTATCTGGATTATTCTAGCTAGTTTTTCATACAACAATACAGGATTCGTATCTACAATTTGGCCAGATAAGTTTACTTGGCAAAATTATATTGGTATCTTTACTAACTCACAATATCCATTTGTTAACTGGGTATTAAACACATTATTTGTAGCTGTTATTTCAGCAACATTATCAACTTTTGTTACGATTGCGGTTGCTTACGTATTATCAAGATTACGTTTCCGCTTCCGTAAGCCATTCTTGCAAATTGCTTTAGTATTAGGAATGTTCCCAGGCTTCATGTCGATGATTGCTTTGTACTACATCTTGAAAGCCTTGAACATGTTAAACCTCGGTGGTTTGATCTTAGTTTATGTTGGTGGTGCAGGACTTGGTTTCTACATTGCTAAAGGATTCTTTGACACAATGCCACGTGCGATTGATGAAGCTGCTGAAATTGATGGTGCAACTAAATGGCAAGTCTTCATTCATATTGGATTGCCACTTTCCAAGCCAATGATTGTTTATACTGCACTTACCTCATTTATGGCTCCATGGGTAGACTTCATTTTCTCAGGTATTATCCTCTCTACCTCAGGAAATCCGAAGACCTACACAGTTGCCTATGGTTTGTACAATATGGTCCACTCATCAAAAGGTATGATGGCTCAATTCTTTACTCAATTCATTGCCGGGTGTGTGGTAATCGCTATCCCAATTACAATCTTGTTCATTGTAATGCAGAAGTTCTATGTTAACGGAATTACAGCAGGTGCTGATAAGGGTTAATCAAATTAAAGTTTATGTGAAAAAGGTGTTCTGCAAAGTGCAGGACACTTTTTATTTGAAGGAGAAAAATTATGACACCATGGTGGAAAAAAGCAGTTGTTTATCAGGTTTATCCTAAGTCATTTCAAGATAGTAATGGGGATGGAATCGGAGATATTCCTGGAATTATTTCCAGACTTGGATATTTAGAAAAATTAGGAATTGATGCAATTTGGCTATCTCCAGTTTACTTATCTCCTGGAGTAGACAATGGCTATGATATTTCAGATTATCAAAAAATAAACCCACAATACGGAACGATGGAGGATATGGATAATCTGATTAAAGAAGCTAAAAAACACCATATACGTATAATTATGGACCTTGTCGTAAATCATACATCGGATCAACATCCCTGGTTTGTAGAAGCAAAAAAGAGTAAAGATAATCCCTACCGTGACTTTTATATTTGGCGCGATCCTGTAGATGGTCATGAACCGAATGATTTAAAGTCTGCTTTTTCAGGTTCAGCTTGGAAATTTGACGAAAAGACTGGGCAGTATTATTTGCACTTTTTTGCGGATCAACAACCAGACTTAAACTGGAAGAATCCAGAATTAAGAAATAAGATCTATGACATGATGAATTACTGGATTGCTAAAGGTATTGGCGGATTTAGAATGGATGTCATTGAACTAATCGGCAAAGATCCAGATCAAAAAATTCGTGAAAACGGACCAATGCTTCATCCATATTTGAAAGAAATGAATGAAAACACTTTTGCTGGGAAGAATTTAATGACAGTAGGAGAGACATGGAATGCAACGCCAAAAATTGCCGAAGAATATTCTGATCCTGCACGCCATGAGTTATCGATGGTCTTTCAGTTTGAAAATCAGGGTTTAGATCAAGAGCCAGGAAAAGAAAAGTGGGATTTAAGACCTCTTGATTTAGGAGAATTGAAAAAGGTTTTAATTAAGTGGCAGACAGAAATTGATTTTAATCATGCTTGGAATAGTCTTTTCTGGGAAAATCACGACATTCCTCGTGTAATTTCTCGTTGGGGAAATGACCGAGAGTATCGTGTTCAAAGCGCCAAGATGTTTGCAATAATTTTACACCTAATGCATGGAACGCCTTATATCTATAATGGCGAAGAAATTGGGATGACTAATTATCCTGTTAAATCTATTGATGAGGTCGAAGATATTGAAAGTATTAATATGTATCATGAAAGACTGGCTCGAGGTTATAAGAAAGATGACCTAATTAAGTCAATTAATGTTAAAGGCCGTGATAATGCAAGACGGCCAATGCAGTGGTCAGATAAGGCTAATGCTGGATTTACTAGCGGGAAACCTTGGCTAAAAGTTAATCCAAACTATCAAAAGATTAACGTGGAAGCAGCGTTAGCAGATCCTGATTCAATTTTCTATACTTATCAAAAATTAATTAAGCTTAGACATGAAAATTCTGTTGTGGTTGATGGAGATTTTGAGCTGGTTGAAAATACTAGTGATAGTGTTTTAGCATTTTGGCGTAAATTAGGAAGTGAAAAGTGGCTTATTGTTGCTAATCTATCTGGTGAAAAACAAAAATTTAACTTAGATAATAATTTTAAAGAAGTTTTGATTAGCAATTATGAAAAGCAACGTAGTCTAAAGAATATTATTCTGAAACCATACGAGGCTTTTGCGGTCAAGGCATAAATAAAAAAGTACATTGATTTTTACAGTCAATGTACTTTTTTATAGTTATTTCTTTTTATTTGGACGTCTTAAGTAGCGCAATGTATTGTTTCTAATATACTTCTGAAATTCTTGATAAATAGGATCAAAGATTTGTGGCTCATCAGTTTCTTTAACCATTACTTTAGGAAAGAAGAAACGTTCATCTCCTTGAAGAGTACCATTTAAGGATTTAACTAAAGGACTTAACTCGGATAGTTCGACTAAACTACCATCAGCCTGCATAATTTCGATAGGGCTATGAGCATTTTTACCAGTGGGCTTGTAAGCATCATATGGCTCATCAAATGCAGAATTAGTAGCAGTGTAGTAGTTAGGATCAAAACCTGCTTGTTTAATTAAATTCTTTAATTTTGGTAGTAAGCTCTTAGTATCTTCGTTAATTTTGACGCTTTCAAGCGGATGACGGTATAAATAGCGCCTTGAAAGATCTGATAGAATTTGATCACCAGAATTAGTCCATAATAAAAAGTTAGTTTCCATAACTCCATCGTCCAAATTTAGATAATCGTCAAGTGTCCAGTTTCCTTTAAGAAAGGCTTCAAGTTGAGGAGTGACTTGGAGTTTACCTTCTTCATATATGATCTGAGCTCTTTCAAGTAAGTGGTGCAAGATAACTTCCATTGAACGATTAACGCGGTGAAAGTAAACTTGTTGGTACATTTGGTAGCGACTAATAATATAGTCTTCGACGGCATGAATTCCCTTATCTGTAAAGCAAATTCCATCGCGGTAAGGGCGTATTACTTCTAAAATTCTAGTCAAATCAAAACTACCATAGGTTACACCAGTAAAGTAGGCGTCACGAAGTAAGTAATCCATTCTATCGGCATCTGCCTGACTAGAAATTAATTTCACCACTTGTGGATTAGAGTAGGTTTTTGCAATTACACTAGCTACTAATTCTGGAAAGTTAGGGCTGATCTGTCTTAAAGCTTGATTAACTTCAGTATTCTTATCGGTAATGATTTGTTGCCCCATCTTTTCATGGTTAGTACCGAAGAGGTGTTCAAAAGTATGAGAGTATGGACCATGGCCAATATCATGTAGTAAGGCTGCACATTCGGCTAAAAGTCGTTCATTAGGATCCCACAAGCCGTCTCCAGGTTCTTTACTTGCATATTTTTCTTCAAAAATATCGCAAATTCGGCGTGTTAATTCATATACCCCTAGATTATGCTCAAAGCGAGTATGAGTTGCACCTTGAAAAACATAGGAAGCGGGCCCTAACTGTTTAATTCGGCGTAAACGCTGAAATTCTTTTGAATTAATGATATCTAAAATGACTTTATCTTTTACATGAATATAGTTGTGGACAGGATCACGCAATACTTTTTCATGATCCAGCTTTTTGCTTTGAAATTTTTCCATTTTTCTTATACTATTTTCTCGGATAATAAAATAATCTGTTAACTTTTAATTAACTTGATTATAACAATAATGCTACTGTAAGGCCATCTTAGTAAGGATGAAGGTGAAAAAGATGAATAAAGAAGTTGAGATAAAAATTACTAGTGAAATTCATCAAGAAGATGATTCAGCAATTTTTGAACGTGACGGCTTAGGAACAATTGAAAAAATTGCTGGTGGCTGGCGTATAAAATATAATGAAAAAAATAAAGAAGGCGATGTCGAAGTAAAATTATTAGTTAAACAAAATGAGTTAGTAATGCAGCGCGGAGACATCAAGGGCGATCATACACTAATGAAATTTGAGCCAGGAGAGAAGAAAAAATGTAAAATTATGGCTGCTGGTAAACAGATGAATTTAGTATCTTTGACCAATAAATTAGATTTTTCAAAAATTTCTCCAGGAAAGATGCAACTAAAAGTTGAATATGATCTCTTTTCTGGTCTATACTTAGTAGGTAACTATGCAATAAAGATTGAAATAATAGATCTTTAGCAAATTTAGATAAATTGATTACGTGAAAGGACGTGCCACTGTGGGGTTAGATGATTTTAAAGGCCAAAATAAAGACGAATTGTCAATGATCGAAGTTGCTCGTGCAATTTTACAAGATAGCGGCAAGCGAATGGCCTTTGCTGATATCGTTAACGCCGTCCAGAATTTTCTGGGTAAGAGTGACGAAGAAATTCGTGAGCGTTTGCCACAATTTTACACTGATATGAACACTGATGGTGAATTCATTTCAATGGGTGATAATGTTTGGGCATTGCGTTCTTGGTTCCCATATGAATCTGTTGATGAAGAAGTAAACCATCCAGAAGATGAAGATGATGTTCCACGTAAGAAGCACCACAAGAAAGTTAACGCATTTATTGGTGATTCTGACGATGATGACATTATTGACTACGATTCAGATGATCCAGAAGATGAAGATTTGGACGTTGATGATGACGATAATAATGAAGATGATTATTCAGATGATGATCTTGATGATGCTGATGACAATGAACTAGATGATGGTATCGAAGGACAACTATCTGAACTTCATCAAGATGATCTCGATGACGATGATGATTAAAGTACTTGACGGAAAGAGAATTTCCCTTTAGTATTTTGTATGGGCACTCTATGTGCATTTAAGCTCCCATGAATTTGGGAGCTTTTTTTGATTTTAACGAAGAATAAAAGAAAAGAGAGGAAGCACGGCATGACAAAGTATATTTTTGTAACTGGTGGAGTTGTTTCATCATTAGGTAAGGGTATCTCAGCTTCAAGCTTAGGACGTTTACTTAAGAATCGTGGTCTAAAGGTTACGATGCAAAAATTTGATCCTTACATTAACATTGATCCAGGTACAATGAACCCATATCAACACGGTGAAGTTTACGTTACTGATGATGGTACTGAAGCCGATCTTGATTTGGGACACTACGAAAGAATTGTTGACGTTAGAACAAGTAAGTATTCTAACGTGACTACAGGTAAAATTTACCAAGAAGTACTTGATAAAGAACGTCGTGGTGACTATCATGGTGCAACTGTTCAAGTGATTCCACATATCACTGACATGATTAAGAAAAAGATTATGCGTGCTGCCTTAACTACTGATTCAGATGTAATTATTTCTGAAATTGGTGGTACAGTAGGTGATATTGAATCAACTCCATTTATGGAAGCCATTCGTCAAATGCGTCGTGAAGTTGGTGAAGAAAATGTAATGTATATTCACTGTACTTTAGTACCATACCTTCACGCAGCTCACGAAATGAAGACCAAACCAACTCAACACTCTGTTGCTGAATTAAGGAGTATTGGTATTCAGCCTAACATGCTTGTTTTAAGAGCTGAAAAGCCAGTACCTCAAGAACTAAAAAATAAAATTTCTACTTTTACTGATGTCCCAGTAGATAGAATTATTGAATCTATTGATGCTCCTTCACTCTTTGACTTACCACTTGCTTTCCAAGATCAAGGGATGGATCAAAAGGTTTGTGATTTCTTACATTTAGAAAGTCCAAAACCAGAAGCAGATATGGAAGCTTGGAAGAAACTTGATGAACGTGCAAAGAACTTAAAGCATGAGACTACAATTACTTTAGTAGGTAAGTATGTAGAACTTGAAGATGCATATATTTCAGTTACTGATGCTTTGCAACACGCAGGTTACTTATACGATACCAAGATTAAAGTTAATAAGGTCCAAGCAGAAGACATTACTGAAGATAACATTGCAGACATTATGAAGGATTCAGATGGTTTAATTGTACCTGGTGGTTTTGGTACACGTGGACTTGAAGGAATGATTACTTCAATTAAATACGCTCGTGAACATGATATTCCATTCTTAGGTATTTGTTTGGGAATGCAAATGGCAAGTGTTGAATTTGCTAGAAATGTACTTGGATTAAAAGATGCAAATAGTGCAGAAGCTGATCCAGAAACTAGGGATAATATTATTGATATCATGGCTGATAAGCGTGATGAAGAAAATATTGGTGGAACTCTTCGTTTAGGTTTGTATCCAGCTACATTAAAGAAGGGTACTAAGACTCGTGCTGCTTACGATGATCAAGATGTTATTCAAGAAAGACACCGTCACCGTTACGAATTCAACAATGACTATCGTGATGCATTTGAAAAGGCTGGTATGGTATTTAGTGGAGTTTCACCTGATAACCACCTAGTAGAAATCATAGAAATCCCAGATAAGAAATTCTTTATTGCTGCTCAATACCACCCAGAATTTTTGAGTCGTCCACAAAGACCAGAAGGTTTATTCAAGGCATTTATTGGTGCAGCTAGTGGTCTTCCAGCACAACATTTTAATTAGGCTTTTCAAAAATTAAATTTCGGTAACAAGAGGGCCATAATATACGGGTTCTCTTGTTTTTTTTACGTTTTTCATTTAATATATTTTGTGATACATTTGGGTATTACAAATAGAGAAAAGGATTGTTTCCCCAATGAAACAGATGATTATTCATGGTGGAAAGCCCCTGAAGGGCGACGTATGGATTGGCGGTGCGAAGAATTCCACTGTAGCACTGATTCCAGCGTCAATACTTTCGCGGACTCCTGTTACCCTAGAAGGGGTTCCGCGGATTGCTGATGTAGATAATTTGATGGATCTACTTAGTGAAATGGATGTAAAGTGTGATTTTCATGAGACTACTTTACAAATAAATCCAGATGACATTAAGCGTAGTCCCCTTCCAGCAGGAAAGATTAAGAGCTTGAGAGCTTCTTATTACTTTATGGGTGCATTATTAGGTCGTTTTGGTAAAGCTGTAGTGGGCTTTCCAGGTGGCGATGATATTGGCCCTCGTCCTATTGATCAACACATTAAGGGTTTTGAAGCGTTAGGCGCAACTGTTGAAAATGAGAACGATCAAATTATTATCACAGCTCCTAAGACTGGGCTTCGTGGTGCAAAAATTCATTTAAAGATGCCGTCTGTCGGCGCAACAATGAACATAATTATGGCTAGCGTGATGGCTAAGGGACAAACTATTATTGAAAATGCAGCTAAAGAGCCTGAAATTATTGATTTAGCGACATTTTTAAATAATATGGGAGCCGTTATTCGTGGTGCTGGTACTGATGTAATTCGAATCGAGGGGGTTGAGGAGTTAAATGCTCAAACTCCGCACACTATTATCCCTGATCGAATTGAAGCTGGAACCTACGTGGCTTTAGCTGCATGTATTGGTGATGGAATTAGAATTCACAATATCATTGAAGAACACCTTGATTCGTACTTGGCAAAAGTAGAGGAAATGGGTGTAGTAATTGACTCTGATGAAGATTCACTGTATGTGTATCCAGCAGGTGACTTAAAGATGGTTCAGGTTAGAACTGACGTCTATCCAGGTTTTGCAACTGACTTGCAGCAACCACTTACTCCGCTTCTTTTAACAGCTAAGACTGGTGAAGGTGTAGTAATTGATCAGATCTATCCTAAGCGAGTAGGACATATTCCTGAACTTCAAAAGATGGGTGCCAATATTCATGTTGAAGATAACATCATCTTAGTTCATCCAACTCATCATTTACATGGAGCACACGTCAGTGCTGGTGAAATCAGAGCAGGAGCATGTTTAATGCTTGCTGGTTTAATGGCTGATGGCGAGACTATCATTTCAAATGCAGGTAATATTTTGCGTGGCTATGATAGAATTGAACAAAAGTTGCGTCAATTAGGTGCAGAAGTATCTGTAATTGATGTTTAAAGTTTTTGAATAAAGTAAAAAGGACTTGGAAAATTCCAAGTCCTTTTTATGTGGTTTTAAGAAAAAATTTTAATTAGTGTTGTACCTCAATTTTTTCTGGTGCAGCAGGGATAGGCTGCTCTTCTAAGCCAGATTTTCCTTTAAATAGGAGGTTGAGGATAGTAGCACTTAAGCTAGCTACAACAATACCATTTCCAAGGAATAACTGAATAGTTTCAGGTAAAGATTGGAAAACTTGCGGATAAACGGTAACACCTAATCCTAAACCAATAGAAATAGCTACGATTAAGATGTTGCGAGTATCATCGAAATCAACTCGCTTGAGCATCCGCATTCCTTGGACGGCGATCATAGTGAACATTACTAGCATTGCACCGCCCAAGACAGAATCAGGAATAATAGTTACTAAAGCACCAAATTTTGGTAATAAACCCATTAACATTAAGAATCCAGATGCCCAGTAAATAGGTCGTTTAGTAGTGATGCCTGATAATTCAAGCAAACCAACATTTTGAGAAAAAGTAGTATATGGGAAAGTGTTGAAGATACCACCGAGAATTTGAGCTAAACCCTCAGCACGGTATCCTTTCTTAAGATCATCACTTGAAATATCTTTGTGTAGCAAGTCACCGATAGCAAAGAAGACACCGGTTGATTCAACCATTGAAACTAGTGCAATGATAATCATGGTTAGGCTAGATGACCACTCAAATTGTGGCATACCGAAATAAAATGGTTGTGGTAAGTGAAACCAAGAAGCTTGTGCAACTGGGGTTAGCGATACCATCCCAAGCGTACTTGCAATTAAGGTTCCTGCAATTAATCCAACTAAAACGGCAATTGATTTGATGAATCCCTTACCCCAAACCTGTAATGCCAAAATAATTGCTACAGTTATAAAACCAGTTAAAAGATTTTTAGGATCACCAAAGCTCTTAGCAGCAGAATTTCCTCCACCGAGATTTTGAATAGAAACTGGAATTAAGGAAAGACCAATAACTGTGATTAAACTTCCTGTTACAACGGGTGGAAAGAGTTTCTTTATTTTTGAAAAATAACCAGCAACTAAAAATACGAAAATACCTGCTACAATAATAGCACCGTACATTGTACCGATAGTAAATTTTTTACCAATCATTTGAAGTGGAGCGACTGCTTGAATTGCACATCCTAAGACAACTGGCAAGCCAATTCCAAAGTAACGATTACGCAAGAGTTGAAGTGCAGTGGCTAAACCACACATAAAAATATCAATTGAAACTAGGTAAGTCATTTGTGTGGAGTTAAATTTTAATGCTGTACCAATTAAAAGAGGAACAGCGATAGCTCCGGAATACATCGCCAATAAATGCTGCAATCCTAATAAAGCTGCTTTTTTGTGGTTAACTTGCATATGCTTCATTTATTTTTCTCCTACAAAATGTACTTGATTATTTTCAAAGTTAGCAATTCTAGCTAAAGCTTCAAGGCGATAACCATGTTCTTTAACCCAGTCGCTACCACCTTGGAACTCTTTGGCTACCACCACGCCGACGCCTGCTACAGATGCATCTGCTTGTTTGGCAATATTAAGCATTCCCTTAACAGCCTCACCATGTGCTAAGAAATCGTCGATAATTAATAAATGGTCATCACTACTTAAAAATTTCTTTTCAACACAAATTTTATTGTTAACCTTTTTGGTATAAGAAAATACGTCAGCCCAGTAAACTGCATCATTGAGAGTAGATGGCTTTTTCTTTCTTGCAAAAACCATTGGAACGCCTAATTGATAAGCTGCCATAATACCAGGTGCAATTCCTGAAGCTTCGCAGGTAAGAACTTTAGTGATTTTTTCGCTTTCAAATAAACGTTTGAATTCTGCTCCTACTTGCATCATAAGTTCCGGATCGACTTGATGATTAAGAAAAGAATTAATTTTTAAGACGTCACCGTCTAGTACTTCACCATCTTTGCGAATCCGTTCCTCAAGTAATTTCAATTTTTTCCTCCTGCATAAAAAAGACTTCTTCTACCCGTGAATTAGGGTAAAAGAAGTCTATTGCAGTGCTACTTATGACATCGATTACCTATAGTCCAGAATTAATTGGTTCCGGGTAGAAACTGTCGACCTTATTACGACGATATATAGATATTTTGATATTTAGAGTGTAGCAGAATCATTTTCCGAACACAAGTGCCTTTTTATGGATAAATCATTCTGAAACTGCTTTTTTCTTTTTTAAAGAAAGAATTGCTTCAAGAATTCCATATGTAATTCCAGCAAGTGGCCAAATAATCCAGCTTTGACTCCAATTTTTGCTAATGAAACTATAAGTAAGATAGATAAAAGAAATAGTCATCCAAAAAATAGTGGCATATTTTTCAATTATTTTTTTATTGGCTTTTTTCTCAGTAGTATAGTCTTCTATTTGCAAAATAATATTAAAACTATCACGAACAATATTAGTTTTGACTAAGAAAAAGACACCAATTCCTACAAGAAAAATCGTAGCAGTTGAAAGACCAGTCATTAGGTCATCGATTCGGCTATTTGAAAGAGACCCAATAAATAAAGATCCCGTCATAAGTGGAATGGCAGATAAAATACAGAAAGTAATGCCAATAATTTTTAGAACTAGGTGCTGATTTTCATATTCTTTACTTGACTTAAGAACTTGCTCTTTTGTTTCTTTAGAAAGATTACATTCTTCATACTCGAAATTTTCGTGAACTTTTAGCCAATGATTTCCCGCAATAAAGAGAGCCACAGCTGCTGCAACTAGAAGTATTAAAACAATTACGCCAATTCCTGTCGCAAAATTAATCGATGAAGTTAAGATATCTAATCTTGTTAGACTGATTAAGATTAATAAAGTAATTGGCGAGAAAATACATAACATGACGCCAATAGCAATTAACGTAGAACTGCGTTTTCTAGCGGATAAGAAATCTTGAACCGAAGATTGAGATAAGTAGTTTTTTTGAGACATAAGTATCACCCTCTTTTGTATATAAAAGCTGAATAGTATAGTTTTATTTTAATTTTATATAACAAATTATCAAAGTGCTATTTTGCTGCTTGTGAAGTTACTAAGAAAAATTAATGATTGACCAATTGAATTTTTCTTAGTAAAGTTTCTAGTAAATAGGGATGAATTGTTTTTAGAAGGAGAAAATTGTGGCTAAGACTAATCTAAATGATTTTGACAAGATTATCGTGCTTGATTTTGGTAGTCAATATAACCAATTGATTACTCGTCGAATCCGTGATTTTGGTATTTATTCAGAACTTTTGCCTCATGACTTGAGCATTGACAAGATTAAGAAAATGGCACCTAAGGGAATCATCTTTTCAGGTGGTCCAAACAGTGTTTACGACGAAGGTGCGTTAAAGGTTGATCCTGAAATCTTTAAGCTTGGTATTCCAATTTTAGGTATTTGTTACGGAATGCAGCTAATGAGTTACGACTTGGGTGGTAAGGTTGAAAAGGCTGATAATTCAGAATACGGCCGTGCTGATATTGAAGTAACTGATCCTAATGCAGTATTATTCAGCGGCTTACCAAGAGAGCAATACGTTTGGATGAGTCACGGTGACTTAGTAACTAAGGCTCCAGAAGGCTTTACTGTAACTGCTAAAAGTAAGAACTGTCCAATTTCTGCAATTGCTAACGATGAAAAGAAATTCTATGGAATTCAGTTCCATGCCGAAGTTCGTAATTCAGAATATGGTTTAGATATTTTGAAGAATTTTGCATTTAATGTTTGTGGCGCAAAAGCTAACTGGACTATGGATGATTTCATTGACATGCAAGTTGACGAAATTCGTGAAAAAGTCGGCGATAAGAAAGTTATCTTGGGTCTTTCAGGTGGTGTTGATTCAAGTGTTACAGCAACACTTTTGCACAAAGCAATTGGAGATCAATTAACTGCTATTTTTGTTGATCATGGTATGCTTCGTAAAGACGAAGGCGATCAAGTAATGAAGGCTTTGAATAAGGATCTTGGCGTTAATATCATTCGTGTTAATGCCCAAGAACGTTTCTTGAATAAGCTCAAGGGAGTAACTGATCCTGAACAAAAGCGTAAGATTATCGGTAAAGAATTTATTGAAGTCTTCAATGAAGAGGCAAAGAAGTTAAAAGATGTTGATTTTTTAGCTCAAGGTACTTTATATACTGATGTTATTGAGTCAGGGACTAATACTGCTCAAACAATTAAGTCACACCATAACGTTGGTGGACTTCCGGAAGACATGCATTTTGAATTAATTGAGCCTTTACGTAAGTTGTTCAAGGATGAAGTGCGCGTTCTTGGTGAAAAATTGGGTATTCCACATGACTTAGTATGGCGTCAACCATTTCCAGGTCCAGGTCTTGGCATTCGTGTATTGGGTGAAGTTAC of the Lactobacillus isalae genome contains:
- a CDS encoding DUF1934 domain-containing protein gives rise to the protein MNKEVEIKITSEIHQEDDSAIFERDGLGTIEKIAGGWRIKYNEKNKEGDVEVKLLVKQNELVMQRGDIKGDHTLMKFEPGEKKKCKIMAAGKQMNLVSLTNKLDFSKISPGKMQLKVEYDLFSGLYLVGNYAIKIEIIDL
- a CDS encoding sugar ABC transporter permease, which codes for MKSYHNQRKIALIFRYVLLAILAVLWIFPIIWIILASFSYNNTGFVSTIWPDKFTWQNYIGIFTNSQYPFVNWVLNTLFVAVISATLSTFVTIAVAYVLSRLRFRFRKPFLQIALVLGMFPGFMSMIALYYILKALNMLNLGGLILVYVGGAGLGFYIAKGFFDTMPRAIDEAAEIDGATKWQVFIHIGLPLSKPMIVYTALTSFMAPWVDFIFSGIILSTSGNPKTYTVAYGLYNMVHSSKGMMAQFFTQFIAGCVVIAIPITILFIVMQKFYVNGITAGADKG
- a CDS encoding HD domain-containing protein, with protein sequence MEKFQSKKLDHEKVLRDPVHNYIHVKDKVILDIINSKEFQRLRRIKQLGPASYVFQGATHTRFEHNLGVYELTRRICDIFEEKYASKEPGDGLWDPNERLLAECAALLHDIGHGPYSHTFEHLFGTNHEKMGQQIITDKNTEVNQALRQISPNFPELVASVIAKTYSNPQVVKLISSQADADRMDYLLRDAYFTGVTYGSFDLTRILEVIRPYRDGICFTDKGIHAVEDYIISRYQMYQQVYFHRVNRSMEVILHHLLERAQIIYEEGKLQVTPQLEAFLKGNWTLDDYLNLDDGVMETNFLLWTNSGDQILSDLSRRYLYRHPLESVKINEDTKSLLPKLKNLIKQAGFDPNYYTATNSAFDEPYDAYKPTGKNAHSPIEIMQADGSLVELSELSPLVKSLNGTLQGDERFFFPKVMVKETDEPQIFDPIYQEFQKYIRNNTLRYLRRPNKKK
- a CDS encoding glycoside hydrolase family 13 protein gives rise to the protein MTPWWKKAVVYQVYPKSFQDSNGDGIGDIPGIISRLGYLEKLGIDAIWLSPVYLSPGVDNGYDISDYQKINPQYGTMEDMDNLIKEAKKHHIRIIMDLVVNHTSDQHPWFVEAKKSKDNPYRDFYIWRDPVDGHEPNDLKSAFSGSAWKFDEKTGQYYLHFFADQQPDLNWKNPELRNKIYDMMNYWIAKGIGGFRMDVIELIGKDPDQKIRENGPMLHPYLKEMNENTFAGKNLMTVGETWNATPKIAEEYSDPARHELSMVFQFENQGLDQEPGKEKWDLRPLDLGELKKVLIKWQTEIDFNHAWNSLFWENHDIPRVISRWGNDREYRVQSAKMFAIILHLMHGTPYIYNGEEIGMTNYPVKSIDEVEDIESINMYHERLARGYKKDDLIKSINVKGRDNARRPMQWSDKANAGFTSGKPWLKVNPNYQKINVEAALADPDSIFYTYQKLIKLRHENSVVVDGDFELVENTSDSVLAFWRKLGSEKWLIVANLSGEKQKFNLDNNFKEVLISNYEKQRSLKNIILKPYEAFAVKA
- the rpoE gene encoding DNA-directed RNA polymerase subunit delta, whose translation is MGLDDFKGQNKDELSMIEVARAILQDSGKRMAFADIVNAVQNFLGKSDEEIRERLPQFYTDMNTDGEFISMGDNVWALRSWFPYESVDEEVNHPEDEDDVPRKKHHKKVNAFIGDSDDDDIIDYDSDDPEDEDLDVDDDDNNEDDYSDDDLDDADDNELDDGIEGQLSELHQDDLDDDDD
- a CDS encoding carbohydrate ABC transporter permease, whose translation is MFKKKHATPAVTLKETWKDGDTATKLTFFIMGLNAIKHRQWLKGFSLLFTEIVFLIWFFLSGIHSIAGLSNLGAIKTKRVVFDKAQGVYVTQQPDNSVLILLFGILALFIVAGFIYLYIINLKSNKHTFLLEKRHEHIPTNREEIASLFDQRLHATLMTIPIVLIILFTVLPTVFMISMAFTNYDRQHSIGFSWTGFQAFGNVLSGDLAGTFFPVLGWTLIWAVAATATTFFFGVLLALLIESKGIKHKNLWRTIFVIVYAVPQFVSLLMMAQFLDYQGPLNTLLMNWGWISHPIHFIDNQASPLVARITVIVVNMWIGIPVSMLTSTAIIQNLPQDQIEAARIDGASPVQIFNHITFPQILFVMSPALIQQFIGNINNFNVIYLLTGGAPMNNNYNGAGSTDLLVTWLYNLTFGQEQRYNASAVLGILIFIISATFSLIAYRHTNAYKEG